The genomic window AGTGATCCATTACTTGATGCAAAGATGTTTCACTTTCAAGAGCCCCTGCCAATATAGGCTGAGCTAAGCCCACTGCTTTCGCGCCTAAGCGAAGTGCCTTTGCTCCATCAATTCCAGAACGAACTCCGCCGGAAGCCCAAACTTCATGCCCATCCGCTCCTGTTTCACAAACTTTCGCGACCTGGATCAATGATTCCGCAGTCAGTAGGCCCCAATTTTCGAAAGCTTTGGCAGCTTGACGAAGTGTTTTGAGACGGTTGATTTCCGAATCCGTCGCGGCCAACTCTAACTTCCGCGCAGCTCTGAGGCCCTCGATGCGCCCCCAGTGTGTTCCGCCTCGACCGGCAACATCAACAACGCGAACTCCCACATTGAACAATCTCGAAGCGGTCAGGGCAGAAATTCCACAGCCCGTTTCTTTGACAATCACAGGCACCGCGAATTCCGCTTCAGCCATTTTCACAAGCTCCGCAATCGCACTAAGTCCGCCTCGAAACTGCGGCGTTCCTTCTGGCTGAAGCGCTTCTTGAAGAGCGTTAAGATGAATGATCATCGCTTTCGCTTCAAGCGCTTCGATCAATGTTAAAACTTGAGACGGCCCTGATTCGATCAGCTGACTGATACCTATATTTCCAAATAAAATCGCACCGGGCGCAGTCTTTCGAACGCGGCGCCATTCATCTTGAGCTGTTTTATCACCCAGTTCCCGACGTTGGGATCCAACTCCCATTGCCCAGCCTTTTTGGGCTGCCGCAGACGCCAACATTTCGTTGAGCCTCAAAGATTCCTTGTGGCCACCTGTCATGGAGCTAATAAAAAACGGAGATTTTAATTCTGTCTCAAACCGTGTTCCCTGAAAAATCCGCGAACCAATTGAGACTTCATTGAAGTTTAAATCTGGGAGCGCTTCATGAACGAATTCAAATGCATCAAAACCCGAGCCTCCCGATTGAACCGACGGGTCCATGGAAGCACGGATGTGATCCGACTTTCTAGATTCAAATATCTCTGGGACTTCTGACAATGTTCCTCCCGCCGCTTGTTGAGCGAGGGTGACGGATTTGCCGTCGGAGTTGGCATTTAGGGTCATGTCGATTTGGTCCATAGACTCCATTTAAAATTAACACACGGTTTGCGAGTTCAAAAAAAAACGAGCGGGCTTTTAAAGTCCCGCTCGTCGTTACTATTGACCCGAACCAACGAACCACACGCTATTTAAGCGCGAGCGCCCACTTTCGAAACAATAGACGAGAAGGCAGCTGCGTCTCTGACAGCAATGTCAGCCAGAACTTTGCGATCTAGCTCCAGACCCGATTTAGAGATGGAGTTCATGAGTTTAGAATATGTTGTACCGTTCAACCGCGCTGCCGCATTGATACGTTGAATCCACAAAGATCGGAACTCACGCTTACGGACCTTGCGATCGCGGTACGCGAACACCAAACCGCGGTCAGTTTTTTCGCGAACGTGAATGTAGCAGCGACTGCCTGATGAGTAATAACCCTCAGCGCGCTGGAAAAACTTTTTGCGACGTTTCTTAGCCGCAACGCCTCGTTTGACTCGTGCCATGCGACTCTCCTTAGAAGTTTAACAGACGTTTAGTCTGATTCATGTTTGCGGAATGAACATATCCAGTTTTCGTCAGCTGACGCATGCCTTTGGCAGAATGCGCGCTTAACAAGTGACGACGACCGGCCTTACGACGCTTCACTTTTCCTGAAGCAAGCTTCACCAAGCGCTTCTTTGCACCCGAGTGAGTCTTCGACTTTACAGCCATTTTTTCCTCTTTAGCTTCCGATCAGGCGATCAGCACAATGCCGAACTCTTTTGAGCCTGGGACAGAACGAACAAGCTTTTTACCAGTGATTACTGCGATCTGGCAAGTGGGACCTACAAGAATGGCAATTCAATAGCGGCCTCAGTTAAGCTTTATGGCCTGCTGGGGTCGAATTCACCCATATTGATAGCCGGAATGGCCTGATTGCCCAATTTTTCAAAGCTTTGCGTAAGTTTGAAAAGGGAAAGTTTGAATCGGATAAGCTCCTCTGCCTCTCCCAAGGCGTCTTGCGCTGCATTTGAAAGCTCTGTGCCCATCTCAAAATTATGGCCGCAGATCGAAAGAAGATAGGCCCGTGGAACGTTTTGATAGCACTTTTCAGCTAGACATAAAATCGCAAGAGGATCCAACGCATGGCTGGCGACACTATTGCGGGCAAAACCGTTAACAGCCAAATCTCCGTTCTGCGGTGTTTTCAGTTCGACCCAATTTACAGGATTGGATTGTGATGCATGGGCATCTACCAAGATGACTACGTCAAAGTGACTCCATTGCTCAGCATTCTCGATTTGTAATTGGTAAACCCATTCGAGTTCGACTTGAACGGTTGATTGATTTCCCGCAAGTTTGGATGCTTCTAGCCGCTCGATTAGCATTGGCCCGAGGGCGTCGTCGCTTCGTAGCGGATTGCCAATTCCTTGGATCAAAACCTTAGCGGGTGAATTCATTGATCACTTCACCGGCTTGCTCGACTCTAATTTGCAGTGGCATTTTACCCAAAGCGTGAGTCGCACAACTGAGACAAGGGTCGTAGGCCCTAATCGCCGATTCTATCGCATTCATAAGTCTGTCTTGGGAGCGAGCTGACTTTAAATCGGTTTCCGGCAGCAGTCGCCGCGCCACAGAGCCAACCGCCTCATTCATCGCAAGATTATTGTGCGTTGTCGAAACGATTAAATTGCACCGCTGAATTTCGCCCGATTCGGCGACATCGTAGTGATGAATCAATGTTCCACGAGGCGCTTCAATAAAACCGATGCCAGAACCTGTAAATTTACCGGATGCCTTTAGCTGAGAACCGGAAATCTCTGGATTGCTGAGCAGCTCTTGAATTCTCTCGGCACAAAAAAGC from Deltaproteobacteria bacterium includes these protein-coding regions:
- the rplT gene encoding 50S ribosomal protein L20 gives rise to the protein MARVKRGVAAKKRRKKFFQRAEGYYSSGSRCYIHVREKTDRGLVFAYRDRKVRKREFRSLWIQRINAAARLNGTTYSKLMNSISKSGLELDRKVLADIAVRDAAAFSSIVSKVGARA
- the rpmI gene encoding 50S ribosomal protein L35 produces the protein MAVKSKTHSGAKKRLVKLASGKVKRRKAGRRHLLSAHSAKGMRQLTKTGYVHSANMNQTKRLLNF
- a CDS encoding type 2 isopentenyl-diphosphate Delta-isomerase: MTLNANSDGKSVTLAQQAAGGTLSEVPEIFESRKSDHIRASMDPSVQSGGSGFDAFEFVHEALPDLNFNEVSIGSRIFQGTRFETELKSPFFISSMTGGHKESLRLNEMLASAAAQKGWAMGVGSQRRELGDKTAQDEWRRVRKTAPGAILFGNIGISQLIESGPSQVLTLIEALEAKAMIIHLNALQEALQPEGTPQFRGGLSAIAELVKMAEAEFAVPVIVKETGCGISALTASRLFNVGVRVVDVAGRGGTHWGRIEGLRAARKLELAATDSEINRLKTLRQAAKAFENWGLLTAESLIQVAKVCETGADGHEVWASGGVRSGIDGAKALRLGAKAVGLAQPILAGALESETSLHQVMDHFDYELKTVLFCCGLKDLKAFEAHAILNRVFERASTGGASTGGAMSAIKDGLS
- a CDS encoding hydrogenase maturation protease, which gives rise to MNSPAKVLIQGIGNPLRSDDALGPMLIERLEASKLAGNQSTVQVELEWVYQLQIENAEQWSHFDVVILVDAHASQSNPVNWVELKTPQNGDLAVNGFARNSVASHALDPLAILCLAEKCYQNVPRAYLLSICGHNFEMGTELSNAAQDALGEAEELIRFKLSLFKLTQSFEKLGNQAIPAINMGEFDPSRP